A single region of the Acidobacteriota bacterium genome encodes:
- a CDS encoding alginate lyase, translating to MQGRSSAVITISRRTFCQTSLAGIAGVAANQFLDADNPRAPTLELDLKIFERPHVLAMAKRYLHERPITITDSSNPRSAGGKHDYFSEADYWWPDQKYPNGPYIQRDGMSNPENFTGHRHALIRLGRQVPALTAAWILTRDRSYSEAAVQHLRAWFLNPATLMNPNLQYAQAIHGRTTGRGTGIIDTIHLVEVVRSIPFLAESKSLSPADYEGVRKWFAQYVDWLTTSKNGQDERDAKNNHGTWWVTQVAEFATLTGDEKLLSYCNDRFKTVFVPNQIAPDGSFPEELRRTKPYNYTLFNMAGLATICQTLSTAQDNLFTFALPDGRGFGKAMAYVFPYIQNKAAWPHKPDVEYFQYWPIRQPSLLFAGLGLSNPGYIKVWQTLPSEPEVEEIIRNNPIRQPLLWVKDT from the coding sequence ATCCAAGGGAGGTCTTCTGCGGTGATTACAATTTCCCGCCGAACCTTTTGCCAAACATCGCTCGCCGGTATCGCCGGCGTTGCGGCAAATCAATTCCTAGACGCAGATAACCCCCGAGCTCCCACTTTGGAACTCGATCTTAAGATTTTTGAGCGTCCGCATGTCCTGGCGATGGCGAAGCGTTACTTGCATGAGCGCCCGATTACGATCACCGATTCGTCCAATCCGCGTAGCGCTGGGGGGAAACACGACTATTTCTCTGAAGCGGATTATTGGTGGCCGGACCAGAAATATCCAAATGGTCCCTATATACAACGGGACGGCATGTCAAATCCTGAGAATTTCACCGGACACAGACACGCGCTGATTCGTCTAGGTCGACAGGTGCCGGCACTAACTGCGGCCTGGATCCTCACACGAGACCGCAGTTATTCCGAAGCTGCGGTGCAACATCTGCGCGCATGGTTCCTGAATCCAGCGACGCTGATGAATCCAAATCTACAGTATGCGCAAGCGATTCATGGCCGCACAACTGGACGCGGCACTGGGATCATCGACACTATCCATCTGGTCGAGGTCGTTCGCTCAATTCCTTTTCTTGCTGAGTCGAAGTCGCTTTCGCCCGCTGATTACGAAGGTGTCAGGAAGTGGTTTGCCCAATACGTCGACTGGTTAACTACTTCGAAGAATGGACAGGATGAGCGCGACGCCAAAAACAACCACGGCACCTGGTGGGTAACTCAGGTTGCGGAGTTTGCAACACTTACGGGTGACGAGAAGCTGTTGAGTTACTGCAACGATCGTTTCAAAACGGTATTCGTTCCCAACCAGATCGCTCCAGATGGAAGCTTTCCTGAAGAGCTCCGGCGCACCAAGCCCTACAACTACACTCTGTTTAATATGGCTGGACTGGCAACCATCTGCCAAACACTCAGCACAGCCCAAGACAATCTGTTTACGTTCGCTCTCCCGGATGGCAGAGGATTTGGCAAGGCTATGGCATACGTGTTTCCGTACATTCAAAACAAAGCGGCCTGGCCACATAAACCTGACGTCGAGTACTTTCAATATTGGCCGATCCGTCAGCCTAGTTTGTTGTTTGCAGGCCTTGGGCTATCGAATCCTGGATACATCAAGGTGTGGCAAACTCTTCCCTCTGAGCCGGAGGTTGAGGAGATTATCCGCAATAATCCGATTCGCCAGCCGCTGTTGTGGGTAAAGGACACATAG
- a CDS encoding 5-oxopent-3-ene-1,2,5-tricarboxylate decarboxylase, protein MRLVSFQNDGHADAGLLREDRVFPLKSVGFPDAVSFIAAGPKEHERVEGWLKQASSRDLIPLHSVKLTAPVPRPPKILCIGLNYRDHAKESKMEVPAVPTVFAKYASSVIGPDEPIVLSSATQKPDYEAEFAVVIGKKAKQVQRAKWEDCVFGYTIVNDVSARDVQLATSQWTLGKSFDTFAPMGPHIVTVDEVMDPHALEIRLSIGGETLQHSNTRELIFGVPELIEYLSQMMTLEPGDIISTGTPAGVGLGRTPPRWLKPGEEVLIEIENVGSLRNPVIAEQERS, encoded by the coding sequence ATGCGACTTGTGAGTTTCCAGAATGACGGACACGCTGATGCCGGACTTCTTCGCGAGGATCGTGTGTTCCCACTTAAGAGTGTTGGATTCCCAGATGCAGTCTCGTTCATTGCAGCAGGACCAAAAGAGCATGAGCGAGTTGAAGGATGGCTGAAGCAGGCTTCCTCGCGCGACCTGATCCCGCTCCACTCCGTAAAACTCACGGCACCGGTACCAAGACCGCCGAAGATACTTTGCATTGGGCTGAACTATCGCGATCATGCGAAAGAATCGAAGATGGAGGTTCCCGCGGTCCCGACTGTATTTGCCAAATATGCATCATCCGTCATTGGCCCCGATGAGCCCATCGTACTTTCTTCGGCGACGCAAAAGCCGGACTATGAGGCCGAGTTTGCTGTCGTGATTGGAAAAAAAGCGAAACAGGTGCAGCGTGCAAAGTGGGAAGATTGCGTGTTCGGATACACGATCGTCAACGATGTGAGCGCCCGCGACGTGCAACTTGCAACGTCGCAATGGACCTTGGGTAAGAGCTTCGACACCTTCGCGCCCATGGGTCCGCACATCGTGACGGTGGACGAAGTCATGGATCCGCACGCTTTGGAGATTCGTCTCAGTATCGGGGGCGAAACTCTCCAGCACTCCAATACGCGAGAACTGATCTTTGGCGTTCCTGAGTTGATTGAGTACCTGTCGCAAATGATGACTCTTGAACCGGGGGACATTATTAGTACAGGAACTCCAGCAGGAGTCGGACTCGGTCGAACTCCACCACGCTGGCTGAAACCTGGCGAGGAAGTATTGATTGAAATCGAGAACGTGGGAAGCTTGCGCAACCCCGTGATTGCGGAACAAGAGCGAAGTTGA
- a CDS encoding sugar kinase: MPPLTTKPQSECKWDLVSLGEVMLRLDPYDARISTTRTFRVWEGGGEYNVARGLLRCFGMRTTVVTALTDNPVGRLVQDLIYQGGVDQSHVKWVGYDGVGRTVRNGLNFTERGFGVRGAVGCSDRGHTAVSQLRAGDIDWNLIFDKERARWFHTGGIFAALSETTPQVAKEAMSAARATGAIVSYDLNYRESLWKAIGGKKRATEVNRELVKLVDVLIGNEEDFTAALGFEVEGVDEHLSQLDAEHFRRMIERVVAESPNLKAVAATLRNAKTATFNDWGAVCYHDGKLYRSSTRENLEIYDRIGGGDSFASGLIYGFLAGRDPQWSVECGAAHGALAMTTPGDTTMATLAEVEKLMKGGSARVAR, translated from the coding sequence ATGCCGCCATTGACAACCAAGCCTCAATCAGAATGCAAGTGGGACCTCGTAAGCCTTGGCGAAGTGATGCTTCGCCTGGATCCTTACGACGCACGCATCTCAACCACTCGTACGTTCCGGGTTTGGGAAGGTGGTGGCGAGTACAACGTAGCTCGCGGTCTTCTGCGCTGCTTTGGTATGCGGACGACAGTGGTGACAGCGTTGACGGACAACCCGGTTGGCCGTCTGGTACAAGATCTTATTTATCAGGGGGGCGTCGACCAGTCGCACGTCAAATGGGTTGGCTATGACGGAGTCGGCCGAACAGTTCGCAATGGTCTCAATTTTACTGAGCGCGGCTTCGGAGTGCGCGGAGCCGTCGGCTGCTCCGACCGGGGACACACTGCCGTTTCCCAACTTCGCGCCGGGGACATTGATTGGAACCTTATCTTCGACAAAGAGCGAGCCCGCTGGTTCCACACGGGCGGAATCTTCGCTGCATTGTCGGAGACTACTCCGCAGGTCGCGAAGGAAGCCATGTCTGCCGCTCGAGCGACCGGCGCAATCGTCTCTTACGATTTGAATTATCGGGAGTCGTTGTGGAAGGCGATCGGCGGCAAGAAACGTGCTACTGAAGTCAATCGCGAACTGGTAAAACTCGTAGACGTTCTTATCGGCAACGAAGAAGACTTTACCGCTGCCCTCGGATTCGAAGTCGAAGGTGTCGACGAGCACCTTTCCCAGCTCGATGCCGAGCACTTCCGACGCATGATCGAGCGCGTTGTTGCTGAATCCCCAAATCTGAAAGCAGTTGCCGCCACTCTACGCAATGCGAAAACCGCCACATTCAATGATTGGGGCGCGGTTTGCTATCACGATGGGAAGCTCTATCGCTCGAGCACACGCGAGAATCTAGAGATATACGATCGCATTGGTGGCGGCGATTCTTTTGCATCAGGGCTAATCTATGGATTCCTCGCTGGACGCGATCCACAATGGTCGGTTGAATGCGGCGCCGCGCACGGCGCTCTGGCGATGACTACTCCCGGCGATACTACGATGGCAACGCTCGCCGAAGTCGAGAAGCTTATGAAAGGCGGCAGCGCCAGGGTCGCACGTTAA
- a CDS encoding bifunctional D-altronate/D-mannonate dehydratase (starvation-sensing protein; maybe involved in homoserine lactone degradation) gives MKIKDAKVLVCSPGRNFVTLKILTDEGIYGLGDATLNGRELAVASYLSDHVVPCLIGRDPFQTEDIWQYLYRGAYWRRGPVTMSAIAAVDMALWDIKGKALKTPVYNLLGGKSRTGVMVYGHANGADISETVDEVGKYISQGYLAVRAQSGVPGLKSTYGVGRGQMFYEPAEKGLPPENLWSSEKYLMNVPKLFEALRVKFGDDVHLLHDAHHRLTPIQAARLGKELEPYHLFWLEDAVPAELQEGFRIVRQHTTTPLALGEIFDSVWDANILISEQLIDYLRMTVVHGGGITNLKKVAAFADMYHVQTGCHGATDLSPVTMAAALHFDISIPNFGLQEYMRHTKETDEVFPHAYYFEKGYLDPGDKPGLGVDYDEKLAKKFPYERAYLPVNRKLDGTMWNW, from the coding sequence ATGAAGATTAAAGACGCCAAGGTGCTTGTCTGCTCTCCGGGACGGAACTTTGTCACGCTTAAAATTCTGACCGATGAAGGTATCTACGGCCTTGGCGATGCCACACTCAATGGTCGCGAACTCGCAGTCGCGAGCTATCTTAGCGATCACGTAGTTCCGTGCCTGATCGGACGCGATCCTTTCCAGACAGAAGACATCTGGCAGTACTTGTATCGGGGAGCGTACTGGCGTCGCGGGCCAGTGACGATGAGCGCCATCGCAGCAGTAGACATGGCGCTCTGGGACATCAAGGGCAAAGCACTCAAGACACCGGTCTACAACCTGCTCGGTGGCAAGAGCCGAACCGGCGTGATGGTTTATGGCCATGCCAATGGCGCCGACATTAGCGAGACCGTTGATGAGGTTGGTAAGTACATTTCGCAAGGCTACCTGGCAGTGCGAGCACAGTCTGGTGTTCCCGGATTAAAGAGCACCTATGGAGTCGGTCGTGGGCAGATGTTTTACGAGCCGGCGGAAAAAGGCCTCCCGCCAGAGAACTTGTGGTCGAGCGAAAAGTACCTGATGAATGTGCCGAAGTTATTCGAAGCGCTGCGCGTGAAGTTCGGCGACGACGTACACCTGCTGCACGATGCGCATCATCGTCTGACACCGATTCAGGCGGCAAGATTGGGCAAAGAACTCGAGCCTTATCATCTCTTCTGGCTGGAAGACGCTGTACCTGCAGAATTACAAGAGGGCTTCCGGATCGTGCGCCAGCACACGACCACTCCGCTGGCACTGGGAGAGATTTTTGACAGCGTCTGGGACGCCAACATCCTCATCTCCGAGCAACTCATCGACTACTTGCGGATGACGGTAGTTCACGGTGGAGGCATCACGAATCTCAAGAAAGTCGCGGCATTTGCGGACATGTATCACGTCCAGACCGGCTGCCACGGCGCTACAGATCTCTCGCCTGTTACCATGGCTGCCGCCCTGCATTTCGACATCTCGATTCCCAATTTCGGACTTCAGGAATACATGCGGCATACGAAAGAGACCGACGAAGTCTTCCCGCATGCTTACTATTTCGAAAAGGGCTACCTGGATCCTGGCGACAAACCAGGGCTGGGAGTTGATTACGACGAGAAGCTTGCGAAGAAGTTTCCCTACGAGCGTGCATATCTTCCGGTCAACCGCAAACTCGACGGCACTATGTGGAACTGGTAG
- a CDS encoding 2-deoxy-D-gluconate 3-dehydrogenase: MSYAPLDLRGKIAVVIGGTSGIGRAIAHGLADAGADVVPTSRREDQVEFTAKEIEQRGRRTLRQTSDVADRASLERLLQQAVSRLGKVDILINSAGKTRRTPTIDVPESEWNDIMDTNLTGVLRACQIFGRHMIERRYGRIVNIASLSSFVALYEVAAYAASKAAVASLTKSLAVEWAQHGVCVNAIAPGVFRTPLNQKLLDETPRGQEFLTRTPMKRFGQVTELAGPAVFLSSDAASFVTGEILCVDGGFLASGVNQ; encoded by the coding sequence GTGAGTTACGCTCCCCTCGACTTGAGAGGCAAAATTGCCGTAGTAATCGGCGGCACTTCTGGAATCGGGCGTGCGATCGCACATGGACTGGCCGACGCCGGAGCCGACGTGGTTCCTACCTCTCGCCGCGAGGATCAGGTTGAATTCACCGCTAAGGAGATTGAGCAGCGGGGCCGCCGTACTTTGCGTCAGACTTCCGATGTAGCAGATCGCGCATCGTTGGAACGTTTACTACAGCAGGCGGTTTCCCGTTTGGGAAAAGTGGACATTTTGATCAACTCCGCAGGAAAAACCAGGCGCACGCCTACCATCGATGTTCCCGAATCGGAATGGAACGACATCATGGACACGAATCTCACCGGAGTTCTGCGTGCCTGCCAGATTTTCGGACGCCACATGATTGAACGCCGCTACGGGCGCATCGTTAATATCGCCTCTCTAAGTTCATTCGTGGCTTTGTATGAAGTCGCAGCCTATGCTGCCAGTAAGGCGGCCGTCGCATCGTTGACGAAATCGCTGGCGGTTGAGTGGGCGCAGCACGGAGTCTGCGTAAATGCGATTGCTCCCGGCGTGTTCCGCACTCCCCTTAATCAGAAACTCCTCGATGAAACTCCCCGTGGACAGGAATTCCTAACGCGTACTCCAATGAAACGCTTTGGCCAGGTAACGGAGCTTGCTGGCCCCGCCGTGTTCCTATCGTCAGATGCGGCAAGCTTCGTAACCGGAGAAATCCTGTGCGTCGATGGCGGATTCCTCGCCAGTGGAGTGAATCAGTAA